CGCGCGTGCACGGCGACGTCGTGTGCCGCCGGGTGGCCGACTCCGGCTCCGAGACCCGCATCCTGATGCTCACCGCCGCCGCCGCGGTGCGCGACCGGGTCGAGGGGCTGGCCCTCGGCGCGGACGACTACCTGCCCAAGCCGTTCGCATTCGTCGAGCTGTCCGCGCGCGTCCACGCGCTGCTGCGCCGGGTCGGGCCGCCGAGCCCGCCGGTCCTCGAACGGGCCGACCTCCGGGTCGATCCGGCCCGGCGAAAAGTCACCCGAGCGGGTGAGTCGATTCCCTTGGCCAACAAGGAGTTCGCGCTCCTGACCGAGCTGGTCCGCGCGCAGGGCGCGGTGGTGACCTCCGAACACCTCCTGGAGAAGGTGTGGGACGAGCACATCGACCCGTTCACCAACGCCGTCCGGGTGACCATGGTGAAGCTGCGCCGCAAGCTGGGCGACCCACCGCTGATCGAGACCGTGCCCGGCGTGGGGTACCGGCTCCCGTGATCGGCCGGTGGAGCATCCGCGGGCGGTTGACCGCGCTCTACGGTGGACTGTTCGTGCTCGCCGGGGCCGTCCTGCTGGTGGTCACCTACCTGCTCGCCTGGCAGAGCCTCAACACCCGGCTCCAGCCGCTCGCCGACCTGGACAGCCTGCGCGACCTGCGCACCGCCTCGCCGGACGAGTTGGTCGAAGCGCTTCGCTCCGCGCAGTCCCGCTACCGCGACGAGGTGCTGGAGTCACTGCTCGCCCGAGGGAGTCTCGCGTTGCTGTGCGTGGCCCTGGTCGCGGTGGCGTTCGGGTGGCTCCTGGCGCGCAGCGCCCTGCAACCGCTGCACCGCATCACCGAGGCCGCGCGGCGGATCGCGGCGGGTCACGGCCTGCACGAGCGGATTCCGCCGACGGGGCCGCGGGACGAGGTCGCCGAACTCGCTGAAACGTTCAACGCCATGCTGGACCGGTTGGACCGCGCGTTCGACGGGCAGCGCCGGTTCGTCGCCGACGCCTCGCACGAAATGCGCACACCGCTGGCCGTAAAACGGGCGCTCATCGAGGTTTCCATCACCCGACCGGGTGCATCTGCGGATGCCAAGCAATTGGGATACGAGCTGTTGGAGGTCAACGCCAGACACGAACGGCTCATCGACGGCCTCCTGACGTTGGCCGACAGCGAGAACGAACTCACCGAGCGCACCCGGACCTCCGTCTCCGACATCGCCGAGCACGTGCTGCTCCAGTCGAAGCGCACCGCCGCGGAGGCCGGCGTGGAGCTGCACCACGAGATGTCGCCGTGCGAGGTGGTCGGCGACCCGGTCCTGCTGGAACGCCTGGTGCGCAACCTGGTCGACAACGCGATCAGGCACAACCACCGCGGCGGGTTCGTGGACGTGTCCGCGGAACCGGGCTCCCTGGTGGTGGCCAACACCGGCCCGAAGATCGAGCCGTACGAGGTGGAGGGGCTGTTCCGGCCGTTCCGCAGGCTGGACCGGGACGCCACCGCCACCGGCGAGCGCGGGCTCGGCCTGGGGTTGTCGATCGTCCGCGCCATCGCCGCCGCCCACGGTGCGACGGTGACCGCGACACCGGGGGCGGACGGCGGGTTGGCGGTTGCGGTCAGGTTTGCCGAAGAGATGTGAGGAACGCCCGGAATGGACGGTCCCCAAAGGTCAATCTGGGTCCTGGTCGTTTGCTGTCCCTGATGCCGATCGTGGTCGGTCCCACGGCCAGCTCGACGCAGTTGTTGCCCGCGCCGGAGTAGGTGCTCTTGCGCCACGTCCTGTTGTTGTTCATGTGTCCTTCAGTGCGGTTGCCAGTTTCCTGATCAGCGAAGCCGACTCCTTGGCGGACAGGGCGACCTCGCTCACCATTTCGTCGAAGTGCAGCAGGTACTTCTGCACGTCGGCGCGATTGTCCACCCACTTACCACCACCTGCGTACTCCAGGTACACGGCAGAAGGATCACTGTCCTCGAAGCGGAGAGCGGTCGCGCCACCACCCGACATGGTTCCGTGAGCACCGGCGCCGAACGGAACCACTTGGATGGTGATGTTGTCCTGCTTCCCCTTCTCGAGCAAATGCGACAACTGCTCGCGCATGACGTCGGGACCGCCGACGGTCCGGTGCAGCGCGGCTTCGTCGATGACCGCGTGCAGCCGTAAACCGGGCAGCCTGCGCTGCCGGTTCGCCAACGCCGCGGCGACCTGTTCCACCGAGACCGACGAGTCCATGAACCGTCGGCCGGCGAGCCTGATCGCGGTCGCGTAGGCGGGTGTTTGCAGCAAGCCGGGGATGACGATCATCTCGATGGTGCGCACCTCCGTGGCGTCCGCCTCCTGGCGGGCGTAGGTGCGTGCCTCCGGGGTGAACGCCGCGGCGTAGACCAGCCTCGTCCCATCCTGCTTCGCGTCCTCCCACAACGCTTCCGCCTCACGCCGTTCGGCATCGGTCGCCCCGTAGAGCCCGAGCAGCGCGCTCAGTTCGGTCCAACTCGGACTGATGTAGCCGTTCTCCATCCGCGACAGCGTCGACTGCGTCTTCCGCGTCAGCGCGTGGTAGTCGGTCTCGGTCTTGCCCGCTCGCTTGCGCAGAGCGTTGAGGAACTGCCCCAGCTTGCGCTTGCGTCGGGTTTGGACGGCTGCCATGCGGATCTCTCCTCGCTGGAAAAGAACTGCGAACACCCTAGTGCTGTTCCGCGTTCCGCCCAGTTTCACTCGATCGAGCGCTTACAAGGTGCATATACGCCCAAACGGCATGACCCCGACGACCCTCGCCCCGGCACGGTGACCGCCGGTCGGCTCGCCGACCGCCGTCGGTGGTACCGCCGGCGACGCCGGGCACGCCGTGCGACGTGACCGACGGGCTGGACGAGTGATCGGCGCGGGCCAAGGTCTGGCCACCTGTACATCTCGCAGGTCCGGCCGCGAGACGTCAAGGGGTTCCCGAGCGCCGGTGGAGCCGGTCGCGAGGCGCGCCGACCCCCGCCGAACGGCGGCCGCGCCGGCCTTCACCGTCCGTGCCAGGGAACTCGACCAGGCGGCCTCGTCCCCCGACCGGTCGGCACGACCCCGGAACGCCGCACCCGAGCAGCCGATGATCACCGGATCGGCCGGACGACTCTCCGCAAAAATCGGAGGCGACGATCCCACCGCCGTTGTCGACGGGTTGCGAGAACGCGGCGCGGAGCCGAACGGGGTCGGCGGCTTGACCTTGGAGCGCACTCCAAGGTTCACCGTCGACGCATGCGTGTTGCTGAACTGGCCGACGCGGTGGGGGTCCGACCGGACACCGTCCGGTACTACGAGCGCGCCGGGCTGCTGAACCCGCCGCCGCGCAACACCGCCGGGTACCGGGTGCACCAGGAGGACGCGGTCGAGCGGATGAGGTTCGTGCGGGGCTGTCAGCGCCTGGGGCTGAAGTTGCGCGAGATCGCCGACCTGCCGGCCGTGCGCGACACCGGCGTGTGCCCCTGCGAACCCGCCGAGGAACTGCTGCACCGCCACATCGCCGAGCTGGACGCCGAGGTCGCCCGGCTGTCGGCGCTGCGCGACGAGCTGACCGACATGGTGCGCGGCCTGCCCTCCGGGCACTGCCCGGACATCGAACCGGGCACGTGGCGCCCTCCGGGGCCGACGACCCCGACCGCGACGAAGGGGTGAACAGCGAGGGCTGCCGCCGGGGCGGCGGGGGGCGACGAGGTCCGAACCGTCCACTGTGGTTGCGCGAACATCCCTCGCATCAGCCACCGGTTCAAGCGCAGTCCGCTTAATCCACCTGAAATTGTCGGTCCCCGGGTCCATCATGACCCGCATGGCAGACGCAATCGTGGCCGAAGGACTGGTCAAGCGCTACGGGTCGGTGGTGGCCCTCGACGGCCTCGACCTCGTGGTGCCGGAGGGGACCGTCATGGGCCTGCTCGGCCCGAACGGCGCGGGCAAGACCACGACGGTGCGCGTGCTCACCACGTTGCTGGAGCACGACGAGGGCAGGGCGACCGTCACCGGGCTGGACGTCATCTCCGACGCCAAGGAGCTGCGCCGCCGGATCGGGCTCTCCGGCCAGTACGCGGCCGTCGACGAGAACCTGACCGGCTTCGAGAACCTGGACATGGTCGGCAGGCTGTACCACCTCGGCAAGCAGCGCAGCCGGGAGCGGGCCCGCGAACTGCTCGCGCGGTTCGACCTGGTGGAGGCCGCCGACCGGCCGGTGAAGGGCTACTCGGGCGGCATGCGCCGCAGGCTCGACCTCGCGGGCGCGCTGGTGGCCGAGCCGAGGGTGCTGTTCCTGGACGAGCCGACCACGGGCCTGGACCCGCGCAGCAGGCTGGGGATGTGGGACGTCATCTCGGAACTGGTGGCGGGCGGCACCACGCTGCTGCTGACCACGCAGTACCTGGAGGAGGCCGACCGGCTCGCCGACAAGATCGCGGTCATCGACCACGGCAAGGTGATCGCCCTGGGCACCGCGAACGAGTTGAAGGACCAGGTCGGCGGTGAACGGCTGGAGCTGACCGTCGGCTCCGCGCGGGACGCGGAGGTGGCGAAAACCGCCCTGGCGCCGCTGGCGATCGGGGAGATCGCGGTGGACGACCGCGGGCACCGGCTGACCGTGCCGGTCTCGGGCGGCGCGGACGTGCTGGTCGACGGGATCCGGCGGTTGGACGCCGAGGCGATCAAGGTGCTCGACGTCGGCCTGCGCAGGCCGACGCTGGACGACGTGTTCCTGACGCTGACCGGGCGGGCGACCGGCGGGAACGGCGCCGAGGACAAGCAGGGGGAAAAGGGAGAATGAGCGCGTTCACACAGGCTCTGGGCGATGGCGCGGTCGTCGCCAAGCGCAACCTGATCAAGATCAAGCGGGTCCCGGACCTGATCGTGTTCTCGACGTTGTCGCCGATCATGTTCGTGCTGCTGTTCGCCTACGTGTTCGGCGGCTCGATCGCCATCCCGGGCATGGACTACCGCGAGTTCCTGATGGCGGGCATCTTCGCGCAGACCGTGGTGTTCGGCGCGACGATCACCGGCGCGGGGTTGGCCGAGGACATCCAGAAGGGCGTGATCGACCGGTTCCGGTCGTTGCCGATGGCGCGGTCGGCGGTGCTGATCGGGCGGACCACGAGCGACCTGGCGAACAACGTCATCGTCATCGTGGTGATGTCGGTGACGGGCCTGATCGTCGGCTGGCGGATCCACTCGTCGCCGCTGGAGGCGTTGGCCGGGTTCGCCCTGCTGCTGCTGTTCGCCTACGCGGTGTCGTGGGGCATGGCGATCGTCGGGTTGATGGTGCGCAGCCCCGAGGTGTTCAACAACGCCTCGTTCATCGCGATCTTCCCGCTCACGTTCATCGCGAACACGTTCGTGCAGGAGAACAACCTGCCCGGACCGCTGAAGGCGTTCGCGGAGTGGAACCCGGTGTCGGCGGTGACGGCCGCGGCCCGCAACCTGTTCGGCAACACCAACCCGCTGGCCCCGGCGCCGAGCGCGTGGCCGTTGCAGCACCCCGTGCTGATGACGCTGATCTGGGTCGTGGTGTTCCTGCTGATCTTCGTGCCGCTGGCGATCCGCCAGTACCGCAAGGCCGTGGCCCGCTAGCGAGCGCGGCCGAACCCGCCGGCAAGAGGTGAGCAGGTTTCGAATCGGCCGCACGAAGGGTAGCCGGTGGGCATCAGAGCCCAAGGAGGCGCAGATGTCCACCGGTGCCATCATCGGCGTTGTCGTCGCCGTGCTGGTCGTGCTGGCCGCGATCGCGGTGCTGGCGAAATTCCTCATGCAGCGCAAGAGGTTGCGCTCCAAGTTCGGCCCCGAGTACGAGCGCGCCTTGGAGCACAACGGCAGCCGAATGGCGGCGGAACGCGAACTGGCGGAACGGGAGCGGGAGCACTCGAAGCTGGAGCTCCGCGCCCTCAACGCCGTCACGCGTGAGAGCTACGCCCGCAACTGGACCCGCGTCCAGGAGCAGTTCGTCGACGAGCCGAACGAGGCGGTGAGCCAGGCGGACCACTTGGTCACCGACCTGATGGCCGAGCGCGGTTACCCCACCGAGGGGTACGAGCACCAGGAGAAGCTGCTCTCCGTCGAGCACGCCCGCACGCTCGACCACTACCGCGAGGCGCACTCGATCGTCGAGCGCCAGGAGCGCGGCGAGGCGACGACGGAGGACCTGCGCAACGCGATGGTGCACTACCGCACCGTGTTCGAGGACCTGCTGGGTGACCGCCGGGAAGGGGCGCGGTAATGACCGACCACCGTCAACACCTCACCACCGAGGACTTCGCCGAGCGCACGCCGGCCGACCGCGACACCGCCGACCGCCACACCGCCGACCGCGACGCCCTCGGCCACACGACCTTCGACCGCACGCCGCCCGACCACACGTCGACCGGTCACACATCGGCTGACCACACGTCGGCTGACCACACGTCGACCGGTCACACGTCGACCGGCTACGACACCGCGGACGACCGGTCCGGAGACCGGACCCCCGACACGCGGTTCGACGAGCGCGAGCCGGTCGAGCAGACCCCGGCCGACCACGACGTCGCGGAGCCCGACCTGACCGACCAGGAGCGCTCCGACCGCGAGGCCGTGCCCCAGCAGGAACAGCCGCAGCACTCGCAGCCGACCGAGCTGTCCGAGGTCTCCACGACCGCCGGCGACGCGCCGCTGTTCACCGGGGACGACGCGGCCGACTACCAGGCCGAGTGGCGCGCGCTGCAGGCCGACTTCGTCGACGACCCGCGCGAGGCCGTGCAGCGGGCCGACGAACTGGTCGCCCAGGTGATGCAGAGCCTGGCCACGACGTTCAACCAGCACAAGCACGCCCTCGAAGAGCAGTGGCAGCGGGGCGACGAGGTGCAGACCGAGGAACTGCGACAGGCGCTCAAGCGCTACCGCTCGTTCTTCGACCGCCTGCTCTCGGTCTGATAGCCACTGCGTGGAAACTCCCCGTTGTGCGTCTGGCGACCCAGGTGCACAACGGGTGTTTCACGTCTTCAGCCCGGCAGCTCCCGGATCTCCATCTCCAGCACGTCGATCTCGTCGCTGACCGCCTCGTCCAGCATCCGGTCGAGCAGTTCCGAGGGCTCCGACGACCCCACCCCGCACCGGGGCACCAGCTCCCACCACACCGCCGGGTTGTTCCAGAACGAGCCGGAGCCCTGGTCGACGCCGTCGAGGCAGCGCAGCCGCGGGTCGTCGTCGGGCAGTCGGCGGACGTGGTCGATGAACCGGGCCAGCGCGTCCGGGTTGATCACCGGCACCGCGCCGTACCCGCGCAGGCAGTCTTCGAGTTCCGTCAGGAACTCCTCTTTGAACGTCACGCCGCCACCCCGCTTCCCCCGCGCCGTTGCGGGTGAGGAGGACTCACGTCCCGGAACACCAACGGTACCTCCGCCGAGGCGCGCTGAACTTACTGCCAATGGGCGGTTCCAGGGCAAGATTCGCTAACGGTCCGGTGACCGGGAAGCGACCTCGGGCTCCGGCGGTCCTCTGTGGACGACATCACCGGGTCGTGACCTTCACTCCGACCGCAGCCTCGCCATGAAGCTGAACCGGTCGCCCCGGTACAGCGACCGGACCCGCTCGATCGGCTCGCCAACGTTGTCATGGGACACGCGGTGCAGCAGCAGCATCGGCAGCGCGGGGTTCGTGCCGATGAGCAACGCCTCGCGCGGCGTCGCCAGCACCGTCTCCACCCGCTCCTCGGCCTCGCTGAACACCACGCCCAGCCGCTCGGTCAGGCACGCGTACAGCGACGTGGTCGGGTCGAACACCTCCAGCAGCGTCGGGAACCGCGCGGCGGACAGGTAGGTCGACTCCAGGCCGATCCGCTCGCCGTCGGCCAGCAGCACGCGTTCCAGGTGCACCACCGGCTCGCCGCGCCCGATCCGCAGGTCCGCCGACAGCACGTCGTCCGCGGGCAGGTGCTCGACGGTGATCACGCTGCGCGCCGCGTCCACGCCCTGGCGGCGCATCCCCTCGGTGTAGCTGACCAGCGTCAGCGGGTGGACGAGCTTGGGCGGCGCGACGTAGGTGCCGCTGCCCTGGCGGCGTTGCAGCTTGCCCTCCAGCACCAGCTCGCCGACGGCCTGCCGCAACGTCACCCGCGACACCGAGAACCGCTCGGCCAGCTCCCGCTCCGACGGCAGCGCCGTGCCTTCGCCGAGCGCGTCGACGAGCCACAGCAGCTCGGTCTTCACCGCGTAGTAACGGGGGATGCGGCCGTGTTCGGGGATGCCGGCGCGGACCGGCCCGTCCGCGCGGTACTGGGGCACGTAATGCGAGGCATGCACGCACCGAGCCTACGGGGCGGTTCCGGCCGGTCAGACCGCTGACGGAGTGGGGCGCACGTCACGGGGCCAGGTCGGGCGGGTCCGGGATGGCGTAACCGGAGTCCCCCACGTTGGCCTCCAGCGACTTGCGCCACTCGCCGGAGTCGATCATCTTCCGAACGGCGGCGGCGACCTCCGCCCTGCTGGTCGGGTCGTTCTTGCGCATCCCGATGCCGTACTCCTCCTTGCTGAAAGGTCTGTTGACGACCTTCAGCAGCTCGGGGTTCTGCGCGGCGTAACCGGCGAGGATCACGTCGTCGGTGGTCATGGCGTCCACCTGCTCGGCCAGCAGTGCGGTGACGCAATCGCTGAAGTTCGGGTATTCCACCAGTTGGACGGACTGCGCGAACTGGTCCTTCACGAACTGCGCCGACGTCGTGTTGGCGACCGAGCAGAGCTTCAGCCCGCCCGCGTTCAGCGATTCCGGCCCGGTGATCCGCTCGTCGGTCAACCGGACCAGCAGGTCCTGCCCGGCCACGAAGTAGGGCCCGACGAAGTCGATGACCTCCTTGCGCTTGTCGGTGATGGAGTAGCTGGACACGACCAGGTCGGCGGCGCCGGTGGTGAGCAGCTTCTCCCGTTCCGACGGCGTCGCCTCGGTGAACTTGATGCCGGATTCCTCGACACCCAGTTCCTTCGCCACGTAACGGGCCACGTCGACGTCGAAACCGCGGTAGGTGCCGTCCAAGCGGCGCACGCCGAGACCTGGCTGGTCGTACGCCACGGCGATGGTCAGCTCGTTGGAGTTGTCCGCCTTGCCGGCGACGGTCGTGTCGTCACCGGTGGAGCACGACGAGAGGACGAGCGCGGCGGAACACGCCACAACGAGGGCGCGCAGCGGTGCCAGAGCCATTCTTCCCCTTTTCGGGAGCTTCCTCGGGATGCCGGGAAACCTAAGCGGCTCAACGGACCTGGTCCAGAGGAAAGCGGAAGATGACCGCACATGATCGGTCAAGGGGCAACGGTTGCGCATCGACAACCCGGTCGCGCTAGCGCACACCGCCGGGCGAACGCATCCTCCTGGGGCCGCTGTCGGGCTTGGACGGTGGCGGGCCGAGCACCACCCTGGCGCTGCTGACGTACGCGCCGGCGGCGCTGGCCAGCACCGGTTCCAGCGACAGCTCCCGCACCTCGGGCAGGTCCTCGGCCAACGCCGCCAGCCGCAGCACCAGCTCCTGCAGCGCGGGCAGGTCGGCGGGCTCGTCACCCCGGTAGCCCGCCAGCAGCGGCGCGGCCTTGGGCGCGCGCACCAGCGCCGCCGCGTCCGCGTCGGTCAACGGCACCGCGCGGTACGCCCGGTCCCCCAGCAGGTCGCTGACCAGCCCGGACAGCCCGAACGACACCAGCGTGCCGAACGACGGGTCGTCCTGCAGGCCCAGCACGCACGAGATGCCCTTGGGCGCCATGCGCTGCACGTACACGTCCGGCCGGTCCGCCATCCCGGCGAGCATCGCGTACGCCGTGCGCACGGCCTCCTCGGCGGACAGGTCGAGCCGCACGCCGACCAGGTCGGTGCGGTGGCGCAACCGGTCGTCGGTCGACTTCACCGCCACCGGGTAGCCCAGCTCCTCCGCCGCGCGCACCGCTTCGTCCGCCGACGTCACCACCCGGAACGGCACGACCTCCACGCCGTAGCACGCGAGCAGCCGCACGGCGGTGTCGTCGTCCAACCGCCGTTCGCCGTCCAGCTCCTGGGCGTCCACGATGGCGTGCGCGGCGACCGGGTCGATGCCCTCGGGCCGCACGAACGCGCCTTGCGGCGCAGACCGCCAACGCGCGTAACGCGTCACCCGCGCCAACGCGAGCACAGCGCGCTCCGGACTGGGGTACGACGGCACGGAACCCCGTCCCGGCGCGCCACCGGGACCGGGCACGGCCAGCTCGGCCGGCACGCCCTCCACCGCCAGGAACGTCGACGCGATCGGCTTGTCCCGCCCGCCCTGCTCCACGACCTCGCGCAACGCGCGGGCGAACGACGCGCCCGGCACCGCCAGCGGCGGCACGAACACCACCACCAGGGCGTCCGCGCCCGGGTTCTCCAACGCCGCCTTCACCGCCGCCGCGAACGCCTCCGGCCCGGCCTGCGCGCCCACGTCCACCGGCTCGCCGGCCAGCTCCAGGCCCTGGGCCAGCGCGGTGTCGGCGGCCAGCAGCCCGATCGCGGTCGAGTTGCCCACCACGGCCACCCGCGGCCCGGTGGGCAGCGGCTGGTGCGCCAGCAGCAGCGCGGTGTCGAACAGCTGCGCCAGCGACTCCACCCGGATCACGCCCGCCTGCTCGAACAACGCCTGCACGCTCGACTCGTCCACCGGCACCGACGTCGCCGCGAGCGCGGGCGTCACCGCGTGCCGACCGGACTTCACCGCGACGATCGGCTTGCTGCGGCCGAGCCTGCGGGCCAGCCGGGCGAACTTGCGCGGGTTGCCGAACGACTCCAGGTACAGCAGCACCACGTCGGTGGCCGGGTCGGTCTCCCAGTACTGGAGCAGGTCGTTGCCCGAGACGTCGGACCGGTTGCCCGCCGAGACGAAGGTGGACAGGCCCAGGCCGCGTTCGGCGGCGGTGGCCAGGATCGCCGTGCCCAGCGCGCCGGACTGGCAGAAGAAACCGGTGCGGCCGCGGGCCGGGAGCATCGGCGCGAGGGTGGCGTTGAGGCGCACGCCCGCGTCGGTGTTCAGCACGCCCAGCGCGTTCGGGCCGACCACCCGCATGCCGTGCGCGCGGGCCTCGGCGGCCAGCCTGCGCTCCGCGCTCAACCCGCCCGGCCCGGTCTCGCCGAACCCGGAGGTGACCACGACCAGCGCTTTCACCCCCTTGGCCAGGCAGGCGTCCATCACCTCGTCCACGCCGGCGGCGGGCACCGCGATCACGGCCAGGTCCACGTCGTCGGGGATGGCGAGCACCGACGGGTACGCGCGCACGCCGCGCACGGACCGGTGCTCGGCGTTCACCGGGTACACCGGCCCGGCGAAGTCGGCCGCGAGCAGGTTCGTCAGCACCGCGTGGCCGATCTTGGTCCGGTCGGTGGACGCGCCCACCACCGCGATCGACCTCGGGTGCAGCAGGTTGTGCACGCTGCGCGCCTCGGCCGCCTGCTCGCGGGCGCGGGCCACCTCCACCGACTCCTCGGTCGGGTCGATGTCGAACTCCAGGTGC
This genomic window from Saccharothrix sp. HUAS TT1 contains:
- a CDS encoding response regulator transcription factor; this encodes MRILVVEDEPTLAAAIGEWLRREAFAVDVVHDGDSALERLSVNAYDVLVLDRDIPRVHGDVVCRRVADSGSETRILMLTAAAAVRDRVEGLALGADDYLPKPFAFVELSARVHALLRRVGPPSPPVLERADLRVDPARRKVTRAGESIPLANKEFALLTELVRAQGAVVTSEHLLEKVWDEHIDPFTNAVRVTMVKLRRKLGDPPLIETVPGVGYRLP
- a CDS encoding sensor histidine kinase; the protein is MTALYGGLFVLAGAVLLVVTYLLAWQSLNTRLQPLADLDSLRDLRTASPDELVEALRSAQSRYRDEVLESLLARGSLALLCVALVAVAFGWLLARSALQPLHRITEAARRIAAGHGLHERIPPTGPRDEVAELAETFNAMLDRLDRAFDGQRRFVADASHEMRTPLAVKRALIEVSITRPGASADAKQLGYELLEVNARHERLIDGLLTLADSENELTERTRTSVSDIAEHVLLQSKRTAAEAGVELHHEMSPCEVVGDPVLLERLVRNLVDNAIRHNHRGGFVDVSAEPGSLVVANTGPKIEPYEVEGLFRPFRRLDRDATATGERGLGLGLSIVRAIAAAHGATVTATPGADGGLAVAVRFAEEM
- a CDS encoding DUF397 domain-containing protein, which gives rise to MNNNRTWRKSTYSGAGNNCVELAVGPTTIGIRDSKRPGPRLTFGDRPFRAFLTSLRQT
- a CDS encoding helix-turn-helix domain-containing protein; translation: MAAVQTRRKRKLGQFLNALRKRAGKTETDYHALTRKTQSTLSRMENGYISPSWTELSALLGLYGATDAERREAEALWEDAKQDGTRLVYAAAFTPEARTYARQEADATEVRTIEMIVIPGLLQTPAYATAIRLAGRRFMDSSVSVEQVAAALANRQRRLPGLRLHAVIDEAALHRTVGGPDVMREQLSHLLEKGKQDNITIQVVPFGAGAHGTMSGGGATALRFEDSDPSAVYLEYAGGGKWVDNRADVQKYLLHFDEMVSEVALSAKESASLIRKLATALKDT
- a CDS encoding MerR family DNA-binding protein, coding for MRVAELADAVGVRPDTVRYYERAGLLNPPPRNTAGYRVHQEDAVERMRFVRGCQRLGLKLREIADLPAVRDTGVCPCEPAEELLHRHIAELDAEVARLSALRDELTDMVRGLPSGHCPDIEPGTWRPPGPTTPTATKG
- a CDS encoding ATP-binding cassette domain-containing protein; this translates as MADAIVAEGLVKRYGSVVALDGLDLVVPEGTVMGLLGPNGAGKTTTVRVLTTLLEHDEGRATVTGLDVISDAKELRRRIGLSGQYAAVDENLTGFENLDMVGRLYHLGKQRSRERARELLARFDLVEAADRPVKGYSGGMRRRLDLAGALVAEPRVLFLDEPTTGLDPRSRLGMWDVISELVAGGTTLLLTTQYLEEADRLADKIAVIDHGKVIALGTANELKDQVGGERLELTVGSARDAEVAKTALAPLAIGEIAVDDRGHRLTVPVSGGADVLVDGIRRLDAEAIKVLDVGLRRPTLDDVFLTLTGRATGGNGAEDKQGEKGE
- a CDS encoding ABC transporter permease, translated to MSAFTQALGDGAVVAKRNLIKIKRVPDLIVFSTLSPIMFVLLFAYVFGGSIAIPGMDYREFLMAGIFAQTVVFGATITGAGLAEDIQKGVIDRFRSLPMARSAVLIGRTTSDLANNVIVIVVMSVTGLIVGWRIHSSPLEALAGFALLLLFAYAVSWGMAIVGLMVRSPEVFNNASFIAIFPLTFIANTFVQENNLPGPLKAFAEWNPVSAVTAAARNLFGNTNPLAPAPSAWPLQHPVLMTLIWVVVFLLIFVPLAIRQYRKAVAR
- a CDS encoding GntR family transcriptional regulator; translated protein: MHASHYVPQYRADGPVRAGIPEHGRIPRYYAVKTELLWLVDALGEGTALPSERELAERFSVSRVTLRQAVGELVLEGKLQRRQGSGTYVAPPKLVHPLTLVSYTEGMRRQGVDAARSVITVEHLPADDVLSADLRIGRGEPVVHLERVLLADGERIGLESTYLSAARFPTLLEVFDPTTSLYACLTERLGVVFSEAEERVETVLATPREALLIGTNPALPMLLLHRVSHDNVGEPIERVRSLYRGDRFSFMARLRSE
- a CDS encoding glutamate ABC transporter substrate-binding protein; protein product: MALAPLRALVVACSAALVLSSCSTGDDTTVAGKADNSNELTIAVAYDQPGLGVRRLDGTYRGFDVDVARYVAKELGVEESGIKFTEATPSEREKLLTTGAADLVVSSYSITDKRKEVIDFVGPYFVAGQDLLVRLTDERITGPESLNAGGLKLCSVANTTSAQFVKDQFAQSVQLVEYPNFSDCVTALLAEQVDAMTTDDVILAGYAAQNPELLKVVNRPFSKEEYGIGMRKNDPTSRAEVAAAVRKMIDSGEWRKSLEANVGDSGYAIPDPPDLAP
- a CDS encoding GNAT family N-acetyltransferase is translated as MDPFDYPRHWEADVVLSDGGTVHLRPITPDDAEKLLAFHGRLSERTRYYRYFGPYPRMPKRDLERFSTVDHADRVAFTALLGDDIVAVGRYDRLGEGSSAEVAFVVEDAHQGRGLGSILLEHLAAAARERGLSRFTAEVLAENGQMVRIFRDAGYGVSRAFEEGVVHLEFDIDPTEESVEVARAREQAAEARSVHNLLHPRSIAVVGASTDRTKIGHAVLTNLLAADFAGPVYPVNAEHRSVRGVRAYPSVLAIPDDVDLAVIAVPAAGVDEVMDACLAKGVKALVVVTSGFGETGPGGLSAERRLAAEARAHGMRVVGPNALGVLNTDAGVRLNATLAPMLPARGRTGFFCQSGALGTAILATAAERGLGLSTFVSAGNRSDVSGNDLLQYWETDPATDVVLLYLESFGNPRKFARLARRLGRSKPIVAVKSGRHAVTPALAATSVPVDESSVQALFEQAGVIRVESLAQLFDTALLLAHQPLPTGPRVAVVGNSTAIGLLAADTALAQGLELAGEPVDVGAQAGPEAFAAAVKAALENPGADALVVVFVPPLAVPGASFARALREVVEQGGRDKPIASTFLAVEGVPAELAVPGPGGAPGRGSVPSYPSPERAVLALARVTRYARWRSAPQGAFVRPEGIDPVAAHAIVDAQELDGERRLDDDTAVRLLACYGVEVVPFRVVTSADEAVRAAEELGYPVAVKSTDDRLRHRTDLVGVRLDLSAEEAVRTAYAMLAGMADRPDVYVQRMAPKGISCVLGLQDDPSFGTLVSFGLSGLVSDLLGDRAYRAVPLTDADAAALVRAPKAAPLLAGYRGDEPADLPALQELVLRLAALAEDLPEVRELSLEPVLASAAGAYVSSARVVLGPPPSKPDSGPRRMRSPGGVR